From Hartmannibacter diazotrophicus, a single genomic window includes:
- a CDS encoding DUF882 domain-containing protein, which translates to MKQYFSICRSVLGWAGKQAGNASAAHGETLRSSRGHQALSRKCLSLSVAAVLLLGLAGLAPARAADDNKVLSLYNTHTHESLRITFKRNGRYIPAALQELNRFLRDWRRNESRKMDPRLFDTVWEVYHLSGSTQPIHVVSGYRSLATNDALRSRSKAVAKHSQHTLGKAMDFYLPDVGVAKLRTIALRMQRGGIGYYPTSNHPFVHVDVGSVRHWPRMTRAQLATVFPDGKTVHIPSDGKPMQGYELALAELKRNAPSSAPLANQAQKKKSRGLLAFLFDSGEDDAEEISAASGESESDAAPAAKAPPGRDLRSAPTQQKIAPPAPVIAGPAPTPPAAPVLTAAETPRTGPVFVNTPQMAQASIPTPEAAPETPAPTVLAFAGGKPPQPRGKPPELLALMARAEEAPASPSAEQTVVAALDVTPRQRPELAPEAPATPELVVADASADTTPDREQVVLTMPSTPDPRAEARQAFAAVTGGKAPDGDISALGYADDSSTLTAAESNVLDSLSQHPGAIVPPSMSATAGLVLPAGAAQKPNARLDSDPLTRLTRVATVDEASIYDQHAMASLGDERNFVHPNQRDMAAFLKKPALVFGAGFTGQPYGDLKMGTFGGEAVTRIPVQHFAGAEARVKLASR; encoded by the coding sequence TTGAAACAGTACTTTTCAATCTGTCGCAGCGTTCTCGGATGGGCAGGAAAGCAGGCCGGCAATGCATCGGCCGCCCACGGTGAAACGCTCCGGTCGTCGAGGGGGCACCAGGCCCTCTCCCGCAAGTGCCTCTCCCTGTCGGTCGCCGCCGTGCTTCTGCTGGGCCTTGCCGGTCTCGCTCCGGCCCGCGCCGCGGACGACAACAAGGTCCTCAGCCTCTACAATACGCACACGCATGAAAGCCTGAGGATCACCTTCAAGCGCAACGGACGCTACATTCCCGCCGCGCTGCAGGAACTCAACCGCTTCCTGCGCGACTGGCGCCGCAATGAATCGCGCAAGATGGACCCCCGCCTCTTCGACACGGTGTGGGAAGTCTACCATCTGTCCGGCTCCACGCAGCCGATCCATGTCGTCTCTGGCTATCGCTCGCTCGCCACCAACGATGCCCTGCGGTCCCGCTCCAAGGCGGTCGCCAAGCACAGTCAGCACACGCTCGGCAAGGCCATGGACTTCTATCTGCCGGACGTCGGCGTCGCGAAGCTGCGCACGATCGCGCTTCGCATGCAGCGCGGCGGCATCGGCTACTATCCGACCTCGAATCATCCCTTCGTCCACGTCGATGTCGGCAGCGTGCGCCACTGGCCGCGCATGACCCGCGCCCAGCTCGCCACGGTCTTCCCGGACGGCAAGACCGTGCACATCCCGAGCGACGGCAAGCCGATGCAGGGCTACGAGTTGGCGCTGGCCGAACTGAAACGCAACGCCCCGTCCAGCGCGCCGCTGGCCAACCAGGCGCAGAAAAAGAAGTCGCGCGGTCTCCTCGCCTTCCTCTTCGACAGCGGCGAGGACGATGCCGAGGAGATCAGTGCAGCATCGGGCGAGAGCGAGAGCGATGCCGCTCCGGCCGCCAAGGCTCCTCCCGGTCGCGACCTGAGGTCTGCCCCCACGCAGCAGAAAATTGCTCCCCCTGCCCCGGTCATTGCCGGCCCGGCGCCGACCCCACCGGCCGCCCCCGTTCTGACCGCAGCCGAAACGCCCAGAACCGGTCCGGTCTTCGTGAACACGCCGCAGATGGCACAGGCATCCATCCCGACGCCCGAGGCCGCGCCTGAAACGCCCGCACCGACCGTTCTCGCCTTTGCCGGCGGCAAGCCGCCGCAGCCGCGCGGCAAGCCACCCGAGCTTCTGGCCCTGATGGCCAGGGCCGAGGAAGCGCCGGCGAGCCCATCGGCCGAGCAAACGGTCGTGGCAGCGCTTGACGTGACGCCCCGGCAGCGCCCCGAACTGGCGCCCGAAGCCCCGGCAACGCCCGAACTCGTCGTCGCCGACGCCTCCGCCGACACGACCCCGGACAGGGAGCAGGTGGTGCTGACCATGCCGTCGACGCCCGATCCGCGCGCCGAGGCGCGCCAGGCCTTCGCCGCCGTCACCGGAGGCAAGGCGCCGGACGGCGACATCTCCGCGCTCGGCTACGCTGATGATTCGAGCACGCTGACCGCCGCCGAAAGCAACGTCCTCGACAGCCTTTCGCAGCATCCCGGAGCAATCGTTCCGCCGTCGATGTCGGCAACGGCCGGCCTCGTCCTGCCGGCGGGCGCTGCCCAGAAGCCGAATGCAAGGCTCGACAGCGACCCGCTCACCCGCCTGACGCGCGTCGCCACCGTCGACGAGGCCTCCATCTACGACCAGCACGCCATGGCCTCCCTCGGCGACGAACGGAACTTTGTCCATCCGAACCAGCGCGACATGGCAGCCTTCCTCAAGAAGCCCGCTCTCGTCTTCGGCGCCGGCTTCACCGGCCAGCCCTATGGCGACCTGAAGATGGGGACCTTCGGCGGCGAGGCCGTGACCCGCATTCCCGTGCAGCATTTCGCGGGCGCGGAAGCCCGAGTGAAGCTCGCCAGCCGCTGA
- a CDS encoding L,D-transpeptidase family protein, whose product MNRLIISVSVATIAAVALAQPSAHAAPGAVMSPVALQTPIEPVTDPVPQDGVALAIDNYLTDLTADPAGTSRSLVKAVTEFYAARANAPVWTDQGRITDRGRSVIATIRDASEDGIDPRHFDLPTIPEDAAMPTSNWATAEIDVKLTVAVLDYAKRAMSGSVAPSQISDMITRRPPQVDPQEALTRLADATDPGAVLEAFNPPQDGFRRLRAKLAEVRQQDREATPVTVIPVGRSLHPGMRDARVALLRTRLGVPETQVDSDIYDSELEAAVRAFQQSKGLTADAVVGPNTLAVLNGEARDKESEIIANMEMWRWMPRDLGNDYIFVNVPNYEVSIRRNGKIVHEARVVVGTVKNQTPIFSDEMEYLVVNPYWNVPVSIATKEMLHQIQKNPAAYFARHGYEALYNGHVVDPSMIWWDQSTLSKVRIRQPPGEANALGHIKFMFPNAHAVYLHDTPSRSLFQKDFRAYSHGCVRVQDPFAFAQAILEDEPNVTLAQVKGLIGKGERRVDLDHHIPVHIAYFTAWVDDDGALQMRNDIYGHTARMKAALGL is encoded by the coding sequence ATGAATCGTCTGATCATTTCCGTTTCTGTTGCCACGATTGCCGCCGTCGCGCTCGCCCAGCCGAGTGCCCATGCCGCGCCCGGTGCCGTCATGTCGCCGGTCGCGCTGCAAACGCCGATCGAGCCGGTCACCGATCCGGTTCCCCAGGACGGCGTCGCCCTTGCGATCGACAATTACCTCACGGATCTGACCGCGGACCCGGCCGGCACGAGCCGCTCGCTCGTCAAGGCGGTGACCGAGTTCTATGCCGCGCGCGCCAATGCGCCCGTGTGGACCGATCAGGGACGCATCACCGACCGGGGCCGTTCCGTGATCGCCACCATCCGGGACGCGAGCGAGGACGGCATCGATCCGCGGCATTTCGATCTGCCGACGATCCCCGAAGACGCCGCGATGCCGACGTCCAACTGGGCGACCGCCGAGATCGACGTCAAGCTGACCGTCGCGGTGCTCGACTATGCCAAGCGGGCCATGTCCGGCAGTGTCGCGCCGTCGCAGATCAGTGACATGATCACGCGCCGCCCGCCGCAGGTCGACCCGCAGGAAGCCCTGACCCGGCTGGCCGATGCGACCGATCCGGGCGCCGTGCTGGAAGCCTTCAATCCGCCTCAGGATGGTTTCCGCCGTCTCAGGGCCAAGCTGGCCGAGGTGCGCCAGCAGGATCGAGAGGCAACGCCGGTCACCGTGATCCCGGTCGGCCGCTCGCTGCATCCGGGCATGCGCGATGCCCGTGTCGCCCTCCTGCGCACCCGCCTCGGCGTGCCGGAGACCCAGGTCGATTCGGACATCTACGACAGCGAACTGGAAGCCGCCGTCCGCGCCTTCCAGCAGAGCAAGGGCCTGACCGCCGATGCCGTCGTCGGCCCGAATACCCTTGCCGTCCTCAACGGCGAGGCGCGCGACAAGGAATCCGAGATCATCGCCAACATGGAAATGTGGCGCTGGATGCCGCGCGACCTTGGCAACGACTACATTTTCGTCAACGTGCCGAATTACGAGGTCTCGATTCGGCGCAACGGCAAGATCGTCCATGAGGCACGCGTCGTCGTCGGCACGGTGAAGAACCAGACGCCGATTTTCTCCGACGAGATGGAATATCTCGTGGTCAATCCCTACTGGAACGTTCCGGTCTCGATTGCCACCAAGGAGATGCTGCACCAGATCCAGAAGAACCCCGCGGCCTATTTCGCCCGTCATGGCTACGAGGCGCTTTACAACGGCCATGTCGTCGACCCCTCGATGATCTGGTGGGACCAGAGCACGCTCTCCAAGGTCCGCATCCGCCAGCCGCCGGGCGAGGCCAATGCGCTCGGCCACATCAAGTTCATGTTCCCGAACGCGCATGCGGTCTACCTGCACGACACCCCGTCGCGCAGCCTGTTCCAGAAGGACTTCCGCGCCTACAGCCACGGCTGCGTGCGCGTGCAGGACCCCTTCGCCTTCGCGCAGGCGATTCTGGAGGATGAGCCGAACGTGACCCTTGCCCAGGTCAAGGGATTGATCGGCAAAGGCGAGCGCAGGGTTGACCTCGATCACCACATTCCCGTGCACATCGCCTATTTCACGGCCTGGGTCGATGACGACGGCGCTCTGCAGATGCGCAACGACATCTACGGGCATACGGCCAGGATGAAGGCCGCGCTGGGGCTCTGA
- a CDS encoding sigma-54-dependent transcriptional regulator, with amino-acid sequence MAGHILIVDDDPIQRRLLEEALRRFGYETASVDGGPSAIEYLTGSKGSDVDLMILDLVMPELDGMAVLERLPTINFSRPVIVQTARGGIDTVVGAMRAGAFDFIVKPANHERLQVAVQNALKVNALEGEIQRLKKATDGTLTFKNLVTRSPSMERVIRLGEKAAVSMIPILIEGESGVGKEMIARAIQGTSDRRKRPFITVNCGAIPENLVESTLFGHEKGAFTGAVDKHVGKFQEAHTGTLFLDEVGELPLDIQVKLLRAIQEGEIDPVGARRPSKVDIRLISATNRNMIELVKEGRFREDLYYRLNVFPIMIPPLRERRDDIPGLTRHFIARFAAEEGKRRVSGLSADALDLLMSYSWPGNIRQLENTIFRAVVLADGDTLTVDEFPQIAAQVGHISAMRRVEHPAVEPMAGFASPSSATPSPALDGQLPLDGMIGKPIAGSWRDQQPPADRHAGDAMESPMIGQAIANGSSNAAPFGYLRTLTDDGHIRTLEALEADMIRLAIEHYGGRMAEVARRLGIGRSTLYRKLREYGIDETDVATVAAE; translated from the coding sequence ATGGCGGGCCATATCCTGATTGTTGACGACGATCCGATCCAGCGGCGCCTGCTGGAGGAGGCCCTGCGCCGCTTCGGCTACGAGACGGCGAGCGTCGATGGCGGACCCTCGGCCATCGAATATCTCACAGGCTCGAAGGGCTCCGACGTCGACCTGATGATCCTCGACCTCGTCATGCCCGAACTCGACGGCATGGCGGTGCTGGAACGCCTGCCGACGATCAACTTTTCCCGCCCCGTCATCGTCCAGACCGCCCGCGGCGGCATCGACACGGTCGTCGGCGCGATGCGGGCCGGCGCCTTCGATTTCATCGTCAAGCCGGCCAATCACGAGCGCCTGCAGGTCGCGGTCCAGAACGCGCTGAAGGTGAATGCCCTCGAAGGCGAGATCCAGCGCCTGAAGAAGGCCACGGACGGCACGCTGACCTTCAAGAACCTCGTCACCCGCTCGCCGTCGATGGAGCGCGTCATCCGCCTCGGCGAAAAGGCCGCCGTCTCGATGATCCCGATCCTCATCGAGGGCGAATCCGGTGTCGGCAAGGAGATGATCGCCCGCGCCATCCAGGGCACCTCGGACCGCCGCAAGCGGCCCTTCATCACGGTGAACTGCGGCGCCATTCCGGAAAACCTCGTGGAGAGCACGCTCTTCGGCCATGAGAAGGGCGCCTTCACCGGCGCCGTCGACAAGCATGTCGGCAAGTTCCAGGAGGCCCACACGGGCACGCTGTTCCTCGACGAGGTTGGCGAGCTACCGCTCGACATCCAGGTCAAGCTGTTGCGCGCGATCCAGGAAGGCGAGATCGACCCCGTCGGCGCCCGCCGGCCGAGCAAGGTCGACATCCGGCTGATCTCGGCCACCAACCGCAACATGATCGAGCTGGTCAAGGAAGGCCGCTTCCGCGAGGACCTTTACTACCGCCTCAACGTCTTCCCGATCATGATCCCGCCGCTGCGCGAGCGGCGCGACGACATTCCCGGTCTCACCCGCCATTTCATCGCCCGCTTTGCCGCCGAGGAAGGCAAGAGGCGCGTCAGCGGACTTTCGGCCGACGCGCTCGACCTTCTGATGAGCTACTCCTGGCCCGGCAACATCCGCCAGCTCGAGAACACGATCTTCCGCGCGGTGGTTCTTGCCGACGGCGACACGCTGACCGTCGACGAGTTTCCCCAGATCGCGGCCCAGGTCGGTCATATTTCGGCCATGCGCCGTGTCGAGCATCCCGCTGTCGAACCGATGGCAGGCTTCGCCTCGCCGTCGTCCGCTACACCGAGCCCCGCCCTCGACGGCCAGCTTCCGCTCGACGGCATGATCGGCAAGCCGATCGCGGGCAGCTGGCGCGACCAGCAGCCGCCCGCCGACCGGCACGCCGGCGATGCGATGGAGTCGCCCATGATCGGGCAGGCCATCGCCAATGGTTCCAGCAATGCCGCGCCCTTCGGTTACCTGCGCACGCTCACCGATGACGGCCACATCCGGACCCTCGAAGCGCTGGAGGCGGACATGATTCGCCTCGCCATCGAGCACTACGGAGGTCGCATGGCGGAGGTCGCCCGGCGGCTCGGAATCGGCCGTTCGACCCTTTATCGCAAGCTCCGCGAGTACGGTATCGACGAAACAGACGTCGCAACTGTTGCAGCGGAGTGA